In Janibacter alkaliphilus, the following proteins share a genomic window:
- a CDS encoding bifunctional GNAT family N-acetyltransferase/acetate--CoA ligase family protein codes for MSEGLPEGYPRLAEADVVLRDGTVCRLRPIKPSDAEAIHRFHAGQSDESIYLRFFAPMRQLSARDVERFTHVDYRDRMALVATIRGEIIGIGRYDRVTPDSAEVAFNISDHYHGKGIGSVLLEHLAAIAQERGITQFVAEVLPQNRKMLSVFSDAGYEVSRRYEDGVVSLHFDIEPTAQSLSVRLAREHRAEAQSVHSLLHPASVAVIGASRRERAIGHQLLKQILDAGFTGTVHAVNPEAGEVLGVDAVRSVRDIPEHVDLAVVAVPAPQVPDVVRECAEVDVRSLLIVSSGFAEVDEEGDRLQREVLRLARDNGMRVVGPNSFGIINNDPAVRLNATLTPTIPGDGHLGLFSQSGALAIANLDSAARRRLGVSAFASAGNRVDVSGNDVMQYWIEDERTHAVGLYLESMGNPRKFSRIARHLASTKPVIVVKPESGDFGSPPGHAVRRPKVKPHAFSAMLNQAGVIRTENVHQMFDVAQLLLHQPLPTGRRVAVVGNSSQLTALSADNAAARGLQVVHGPTSVRTEATAQEFRQALDAAFADEQVDSVIVCFIPPVGALSKDVVGAVRHASRRSDKPCVATLLGMRGVDVDPGDLVTREEDEEGAGHPQRAVPIYPMPEEAVRALAHATDYGRWRDKDRGEPVTRTGIDRAAARAVIERVLAEDPDGRALTTDEAHELLAAYGIDLWLRVEVETADEAVAAAETVGYPAVVKSLSPVVRGQSYLEGIRVDLTDADAVRRAFEGLDKRLAPMDANYLVVQRMAQPGVSCVLSTIEDPLFGPVVSFSIAGAPTDLLEDIAYRIPPMTDVDVRELVDDIKSAPLLHGHRGTRPVDRSGLEDILGRLSLMSDDLMELASVELNPVMAHPDGISVLGADIQVATAQRRIDPGARALS; via the coding sequence ATGAGCGAAGGGCTTCCGGAGGGCTATCCGAGGCTGGCCGAGGCCGACGTGGTGCTGCGTGACGGCACGGTCTGCCGGCTCCGGCCGATCAAGCCCTCGGACGCGGAGGCGATCCACCGCTTCCACGCCGGGCAGTCCGACGAGTCGATCTACCTGCGCTTCTTCGCGCCGATGCGCCAGCTCAGCGCCCGCGACGTGGAGCGCTTCACGCACGTCGACTACCGCGACCGGATGGCCCTGGTGGCCACGATCCGGGGCGAGATCATCGGCATCGGGCGCTACGACCGGGTCACCCCGGACAGCGCCGAGGTCGCCTTCAACATCAGCGACCACTACCACGGCAAGGGCATCGGCTCGGTGCTGCTGGAGCACCTGGCGGCGATCGCCCAGGAGCGGGGGATCACCCAGTTCGTCGCCGAGGTGCTCCCGCAGAACCGGAAGATGCTGTCGGTCTTCTCCGACGCCGGCTACGAGGTCTCCCGGCGCTACGAGGACGGCGTCGTCTCCCTCCACTTCGACATCGAGCCGACCGCCCAGTCGCTCTCGGTGCGCCTGGCCCGGGAGCACCGGGCCGAGGCGCAGAGCGTGCACTCGCTGCTGCACCCGGCGTCGGTGGCGGTCATCGGCGCCAGCCGTCGGGAGCGGGCGATCGGCCACCAGCTGCTCAAGCAGATCCTCGACGCCGGATTCACCGGCACGGTGCACGCGGTCAACCCCGAGGCCGGGGAGGTGCTCGGCGTCGACGCGGTCCGCTCGGTGCGCGACATCCCCGAGCACGTCGACCTCGCGGTCGTCGCGGTGCCGGCGCCGCAGGTGCCGGACGTGGTGCGCGAGTGCGCCGAGGTGGACGTGCGCAGCCTGCTGATCGTCTCCTCCGGCTTCGCCGAGGTGGACGAGGAGGGCGACCGGCTGCAGCGGGAGGTGCTGCGCCTGGCCCGGGACAACGGGATGCGGGTGGTCGGGCCGAACTCCTTCGGCATCATCAACAACGACCCCGCGGTGCGCCTCAACGCCACGCTCACCCCGACCATCCCCGGCGACGGGCACCTCGGCCTCTTCTCGCAGAGCGGTGCGCTGGCCATCGCCAACCTCGACTCGGCCGCCCGTCGGCGCCTCGGGGTCTCCGCCTTCGCCTCCGCCGGAAACCGGGTCGACGTCTCCGGCAACGACGTCATGCAGTACTGGATCGAGGACGAGCGCACCCACGCCGTCGGGCTCTACCTGGAGTCGATGGGCAACCCGCGCAAGTTCTCCCGGATCGCCCGGCACCTGGCCAGCACGAAGCCGGTGATCGTCGTCAAGCCCGAGAGCGGGGACTTCGGCTCGCCGCCCGGGCACGCGGTGCGCCGGCCGAAGGTCAAGCCGCACGCCTTCAGCGCCATGCTCAACCAGGCCGGGGTGATCCGCACCGAGAACGTGCACCAGATGTTCGACGTCGCGCAGCTGCTGCTGCACCAGCCGCTGCCCACCGGGCGCCGGGTGGCGGTGGTCGGCAACTCCAGTCAGCTGACCGCGTTGTCCGCGGACAACGCCGCCGCTCGCGGCCTGCAGGTGGTGCACGGGCCGACCTCGGTGCGCACCGAGGCGACCGCGCAGGAGTTCCGGCAGGCGCTGGACGCCGCCTTCGCCGACGAGCAGGTGGACAGCGTCATCGTCTGCTTCATCCCGCCGGTGGGGGCGCTGAGCAAGGACGTCGTCGGTGCGGTGCGGCACGCCTCGCGGCGCAGCGACAAGCCGTGCGTGGCGACCCTGCTGGGCATGCGCGGCGTCGACGTCGACCCGGGCGACCTGGTCACCCGCGAGGAGGACGAGGAGGGCGCCGGCCACCCGCAGCGGGCGGTGCCGATCTACCCGATGCCCGAGGAGGCGGTGCGGGCGCTGGCGCACGCCACCGACTACGGCCGGTGGCGGGACAAGGACCGAGGAGAACCGGTCACCCGCACCGGGATCGACCGCGCGGCGGCGCGGGCGGTGATCGAGCGGGTGCTCGCCGAGGACCCCGACGGGCGGGCGCTGACCACCGACGAGGCGCACGAGCTGCTCGCCGCCTACGGCATCGACCTGTGGCTGCGGGTGGAGGTGGAGACCGCGGACGAGGCGGTGGCCGCCGCCGAGACCGTCGGCTACCCGGCGGTGGTGAAGTCGCTCTCGCCGGTGGTGCGCGGGCAGTCCTACCTCGAGGGGATCCGGGTCGATCTCACCGACGCCGACGCGGTGCGCCGGGCCTTCGAGGGGCTGGACAAGCGGCTGGCGCCGATGGACGCCAACTACCTCGTGGTGCAGCGGATGGCCCAGCCCGGGGTGTCCTGCGTGCTCTCCACGATCGAGGACCCGCTCTTCGGGCCGGTGGTCTCCTTCAGCATCGCCGGGGCGCCGACCGACCTGCTCGAGGACATCGCCTACCGGATCCCGCCGATGACCGACGTCGACGTGCGCGAGCTGGTCGACGACATCAAGTCGGCGCCGCTGCTGCACGGGCACCGCGGGACCCGTCCGGTCGACCGCAGCGGTCTCGAGGACATCCTCGGGCGGCTGTCGCTGATGTCCGACGACCTCATGGAGCTCGCCTCGGTGGAGCTGAACCCGGTGATGGCCCACCCGGACGGGATCAGCGTCCTCGGCGCCGACATCCAGGTGGCCACGGCGCAGCGGCGGATCGACCCGGGGGCCCGGGCGCTCAGCTGA
- a CDS encoding DUF5998 family protein, whose amino-acid sequence MAAMPAPADLTAIDLPSDLTAAIERAGYYPALVADVVKAAVGEEEVVSHLVHQETTFDQENIRRHITVLARTGTRLVIAHADDHADEAASDQVATASTECIPLSAVRGVMLTHVVADPARYVPGSLGREVTLTIGWGTISRVDLLPAQCADPACEADHGYEGTITSDDIALRVSADAEGRGALDRASAFARDLSASIGR is encoded by the coding sequence ATGGCGGCCATGCCCGCACCCGCCGACCTGACCGCGATCGACCTGCCGAGCGACCTCACCGCCGCGATCGAGCGGGCCGGCTACTACCCGGCCCTGGTCGCCGACGTCGTCAAGGCCGCGGTGGGGGAAGAAGAGGTCGTCTCGCACCTGGTGCACCAGGAGACCACCTTCGACCAGGAGAACATCCGCCGGCACATCACCGTGCTCGCCCGCACGGGCACCCGGCTGGTCATCGCGCACGCCGACGACCACGCCGACGAGGCCGCCAGCGACCAGGTGGCCACCGCCAGCACCGAGTGCATCCCGCTGTCCGCGGTGCGCGGGGTGATGCTCACCCACGTCGTCGCCGACCCGGCCCGCTACGTGCCCGGCTCGCTGGGCCGCGAGGTCACCCTGACCATCGGCTGGGGCACGATCAGCCGGGTCGACCTGCTCCCGGCGCAGTGCGCCGACCCGGCCTGCGAGGCCGACCACGGCTACGAGGGCACGATCACCTCCGACGACATCGCGCTGCGGGTCAGCGCGGACGCCGAGGGACGCGGCGCCCTGGACCGGGCCAGCGCCTTCGCCCGCGACCTCTCCGCCAGCATCGGCCGCTGA
- a CDS encoding alkaline phosphatase family protein yields the protein MLPRPPQATAVEDSLARVLPAVATSLGVPGLYRPGDRELPPARGAVVVLVDGLGAHLLARRGGHAPFLRSLLADPATSRTLGCGFPSTTATSMGTFGTGTLAGEHGLVGYEAYDPAGEAVFNELSWEDGPDPLRWQPQPTVFEAAAAADVPVVRIGPRHFDGSGLTRAALRGGRFVAARDLAGGVDATLAALRADPASLVYLYWGEVDKVGHVHGCTSWQWGEELESVDAELARLARLLPPDVALHVTADHGMVDVPEETRLDLTVDTELAAGVRHYSGEPRCVQLHVEPGADGDVLATWRARLGDDALVMSRDQAVADGWFGAVAGRVSPRVGDVIAAMTGPVAVSDARRHRPELRALVGLHGSVTDDEVAIPWLSVLPDGGRRG from the coding sequence GTGCTTCCCCGACCCCCGCAGGCGACCGCGGTCGAGGACTCGCTCGCCCGGGTCCTGCCCGCCGTCGCCACCAGTCTCGGCGTGCCCGGCCTGTATCGGCCCGGTGACCGTGAGCTGCCGCCGGCCCGGGGCGCGGTGGTCGTCCTCGTCGACGGGCTCGGCGCCCACCTGCTCGCCCGTCGCGGCGGGCACGCCCCCTTCCTGCGCTCGTTGCTGGCCGACCCGGCGACGTCGCGCACCCTCGGCTGCGGCTTCCCCTCGACGACGGCCACCTCGATGGGCACCTTCGGCACCGGCACGCTGGCCGGGGAGCACGGGCTGGTCGGCTACGAGGCCTACGACCCGGCCGGGGAGGCCGTCTTCAACGAGCTGTCCTGGGAGGACGGGCCGGACCCGCTGCGCTGGCAGCCGCAGCCGACCGTCTTCGAGGCGGCGGCCGCCGCCGACGTGCCGGTGGTGCGGATCGGGCCCCGCCACTTCGACGGCTCCGGCCTGACCCGGGCGGCGCTGCGCGGCGGCCGGTTCGTCGCCGCCCGTGACCTGGCCGGCGGTGTCGACGCCACGCTGGCGGCGCTGCGCGCGGACCCGGCCAGCCTCGTCTACCTCTACTGGGGCGAGGTGGACAAGGTCGGCCACGTGCACGGGTGCACCTCGTGGCAGTGGGGCGAGGAGCTGGAGTCCGTGGATGCCGAGCTGGCCCGGCTGGCGCGGCTGCTGCCGCCGGACGTGGCGCTGCACGTCACCGCCGACCACGGCATGGTCGACGTGCCCGAGGAGACCCGCCTCGACCTCACCGTGGACACCGAGCTGGCCGCCGGGGTGCGGCACTACTCCGGAGAGCCTCGATGCGTGCAGCTGCACGTCGAGCCGGGGGCCGACGGGGACGTGCTGGCCACCTGGCGGGCCCGTCTCGGCGACGACGCGCTCGTGATGAGTCGCGATCAGGCGGTCGCCGACGGTTGGTTCGGAGCGGTGGCGGGCCGGGTGAGCCCGCGGGTGGGTGACGTCATCGCGGCGATGACCGGTCCGGTCGCGGTCAGCGACGCGCGCCGCCACCGACCCGAGCTGCGGGCGCTGGTGGGGCTGCACGGCTCGGTCACCGACGACGAGGTCGCCATCCCGTGGCTGAGCGTGCTCCCGGACGGGGGTCGGCGTGGCTGA
- a CDS encoding thymidine kinase, which yields MAELVFFSGTMDCGKSTLALQMDHNHRARGRHGVVFTRLDRAGESVLSSRLGLATDAVELAGDIDVFETVVAQLTAGDRVDYLICDEAQFYQPEQIDQLARVVDELDIEVFAFGITADFRTRLFPGSQRLLELADRVEVLQVAALCWCGRRATHNARVVDGLMVVEGEQVVVGDTATSASEVEYEVLCRRHHMRRMNARAAHAAAASADVLPFDLDACPLPPRP from the coding sequence GTGGCTGAGCTGGTCTTCTTCTCCGGGACGATGGACTGCGGGAAGTCGACCCTGGCGCTGCAGATGGACCACAACCACCGGGCGCGCGGCCGGCACGGGGTGGTCTTCACCCGGCTGGACCGGGCGGGGGAGTCGGTGCTGTCCTCGCGGCTCGGGCTGGCCACCGATGCCGTCGAGCTCGCCGGGGACATCGACGTCTTCGAGACGGTCGTGGCCCAGCTGACCGCGGGCGACCGGGTGGACTACCTCATCTGCGACGAGGCGCAGTTCTACCAGCCCGAGCAGATCGACCAGCTGGCGCGGGTCGTCGACGAGCTGGACATCGAGGTCTTCGCCTTCGGCATCACCGCCGACTTCCGCACCCGGCTCTTCCCCGGCAGCCAGCGCCTGCTCGAGCTGGCCGACCGGGTCGAGGTGCTGCAGGTCGCCGCGCTGTGCTGGTGCGGCCGCCGGGCGACGCACAACGCCCGGGTCGTCGACGGGCTCATGGTCGTCGAGGGGGAGCAGGTCGTCGTCGGTGACACCGCGACCTCGGCCAGCGAGGTGGAGTACGAGGTGCTCTGCCGCCGGCACCACATGCGCCGGATGAACGCGAGGGCGGCGCACGCCGCGGCCGCCTCGGCCGATGTCCTCCCCTTCGACCTCGACGCCTGCCCGCTGCCGCCCCGCCCCTGA
- the sepH gene encoding septation protein SepH, which yields MRDLRLIGVHDDGEHLVVADDAGERFRLRIDDPLRAAARRDRPRLGQLQIEIDGDVRPRDVQAMIRAGATAEEVAARTGWTPERVARFEGPVLAERDHVATRAQSVRLRGSNAAGATETLGQRAAARLSERGVDAASVVWDAARDGDGQWTVSAGFLAGGRDRLATWWFDAAGMSVVARNDEAKWLSEADTPAGPVPAQVHRPTDVFDVEASERPGQRADTDDLIASMRESSGARNRRRRGGRRRGAARPGAESLPLDEAEELPPSAKGPHPEDLARAAEEQDAQRVEPAVAVPVVASPDPAGGEAGPSDAAAPGSADEPELLAPADEPEPTGDPVEAPSDQQAGSPVDEPSVDPSPTEEPGLAEVALEPTLTDEADAAPTGPETAQRDTDEGTTSGPEQDDDAPTADDASDGGAGETDAAGSEDSPRPAPSKKKGRARVPSWDDVMFGAKKD from the coding sequence ATGCGCGACCTGCGACTCATCGGCGTGCACGACGACGGGGAGCACCTGGTCGTCGCCGACGATGCGGGCGAGCGGTTCCGGCTGCGCATCGACGACCCGCTGCGGGCGGCGGCCCGGCGCGACCGGCCGCGGCTGGGGCAGCTGCAGATCGAGATCGACGGCGACGTGCGGCCCCGGGACGTGCAGGCGATGATCCGGGCCGGCGCCACCGCCGAGGAGGTGGCCGCGCGTACCGGCTGGACGCCGGAGCGGGTGGCCCGCTTCGAGGGTCCGGTGCTGGCCGAGCGGGACCATGTGGCGACCCGCGCGCAGAGCGTGCGGCTGCGCGGCAGCAACGCCGCCGGGGCCACCGAGACCCTGGGGCAGCGGGCGGCGGCCCGGCTCTCCGAGCGGGGCGTGGACGCGGCGAGCGTCGTCTGGGACGCGGCCCGCGACGGCGACGGGCAGTGGACGGTCTCGGCGGGCTTCCTCGCCGGTGGCCGGGACCGGCTGGCCACCTGGTGGTTCGACGCCGCCGGGATGAGCGTGGTGGCGCGCAACGACGAGGCCAAGTGGCTCTCCGAGGCGGACACCCCGGCCGGCCCGGTGCCGGCCCAGGTGCACCGCCCGACCGACGTCTTCGACGTCGAGGCGAGCGAGCGGCCCGGGCAGCGGGCCGACACCGACGACCTCATCGCCTCGATGCGGGAGTCCTCGGGGGCCCGCAACCGGCGGCGACGCGGGGGCCGGCGCCGTGGAGCCGCCCGTCCCGGCGCGGAGTCGCTGCCGCTGGACGAGGCGGAGGAGCTGCCGCCCTCGGCGAAGGGTCCGCACCCCGAGGATCTCGCTCGGGCTGCCGAGGAGCAGGACGCGCAGCGGGTCGAGCCGGCCGTCGCGGTGCCGGTCGTGGCCTCGCCGGACCCTGCGGGGGGCGAGGCTGGACCGTCCGACGCTGCGGCGCCCGGATCTGCGGACGAGCCGGAGCTGCTCGCGCCGGCCGACGAGCCGGAGCCGACCGGTGACCCGGTCGAGGCGCCGAGCGACCAGCAGGCCGGCTCCCCCGTCGATGAGCCCTCCGTCGACCCATCCCCCACCGAGGAGCCCGGGCTCGCCGAGGTGGCGCTCGAGCCGACCCTGACGGACGAGGCCGACGCGGCTCCCACCGGTCCCGAGACCGCTCAGCGCGACACCGACGAGGGCACGACGTCCGGACCGGAGCAGGACGACGACGCACCGACCGCCGACGACGCCTCGGACGGCGGAGCCGGCGAGACGGACGCGGCCGGGTCCGAGGACTCCCCACGCCCGGCCCCCTCGAAGAAGAAGGGTCGCGCGCGGGTCCCCAGCTGGGACGACGTGATGTTCGGCGCGAAGAAGGACTGA
- a CDS encoding ferrochelatase, which yields MVDPETPAVPASAAAEQAEHPLAPYDAVLLQSFGGPEGPDEVLPFLRRVTAGRGIPDERLVEVGAHYQLFDGVSPINGLNRRLLSDLATEMEQRGCSLPVALGNRHTDPFVGDTLADLAAGGAHRVLAVTTSAWRCWSSCRQYREDLAKGVDAAGVDLQIDKVRPYGEHPAVAGTWARLLTDAVRPLVEQGIRPHLLFVTHSIPESMDETSGPGDGEGRAYSRDQVALARALVAEVSTALGVELDGGLSFCSRSGPPHVPWLEPDVGDRITELAAEGVEHVVVAPTGFVSDHMEVVYDLDTEAAETAAEVGIGFTRVDTPQPTSSFVAGLVDLMLERAAEARGEEPVRVTWRDLDSHPSVCPPGCCPNLSTAAPALCGQD from the coding sequence ATGGTCGACCCGGAGACCCCCGCCGTCCCCGCCAGCGCCGCCGCCGAGCAGGCCGAGCACCCGCTGGCCCCCTACGACGCGGTGCTGCTGCAGTCCTTCGGCGGGCCCGAGGGGCCGGACGAGGTGCTGCCCTTCCTGCGCCGGGTCACCGCCGGGCGCGGCATCCCGGACGAGCGGCTCGTCGAGGTCGGCGCGCACTACCAGCTCTTCGACGGGGTCAGCCCGATCAACGGGCTGAACCGCCGTCTGCTCAGCGACCTCGCCACCGAGATGGAGCAGCGCGGCTGCTCCCTGCCGGTCGCCCTCGGCAACCGGCACACCGACCCCTTCGTCGGCGACACCCTCGCCGACCTGGCCGCCGGCGGCGCGCACCGGGTGCTCGCGGTGACCACGAGCGCCTGGCGGTGCTGGTCCTCCTGCCGGCAGTACCGCGAGGACCTGGCGAAGGGGGTCGACGCCGCCGGCGTCGACCTGCAGATCGACAAGGTCCGCCCCTACGGCGAGCACCCGGCGGTCGCCGGCACCTGGGCGCGGCTGCTCACCGACGCCGTCCGCCCGCTGGTGGAGCAGGGGATCCGCCCGCACCTGCTCTTCGTCACCCACTCGATCCCGGAGTCGATGGACGAGACCTCCGGGCCCGGGGACGGCGAGGGCCGCGCCTACTCCCGCGACCAGGTCGCCCTGGCCCGGGCGCTGGTCGCCGAGGTCTCCACCGCGCTGGGTGTCGAGCTCGACGGCGGGCTGTCCTTCTGCTCCCGCTCCGGCCCCCCGCACGTGCCGTGGCTGGAGCCGGACGTCGGCGACCGGATCACCGAGCTCGCCGCCGAGGGGGTCGAGCACGTCGTGGTCGCCCCCACCGGCTTCGTCTCCGACCACATGGAGGTCGTCTACGACCTCGACACCGAGGCCGCCGAGACGGCCGCCGAGGTCGGCATCGGCTTCACCCGGGTGGACACCCCGCAGCCGACCTCCTCCTTCGTCGCCGGGCTCGTCGACCTCATGCTGGAGCGGGCCGCCGAGGCGCGCGGGGAGGAGCCGGTGCGGGTCACCTGGCGCGACCTGGACTCCCACCCCTCGGTGTGCCCCCCCGGCTGCTGCCCCAACCTCAGCACCGCCGCCCCGGCGCTGTGCGGACAGGACTGA
- a CDS encoding inositol monophosphatase family protein, whose product MRPDPAALPVPADELPALADLALELAEEAGELVRDERPVELGVAATKSSATDVVTVMDQRSQDLLLRRVGQHRPEDAFHGEESGGRSGSSGLTWVVDPIDGTVNYLYGIAAYAVSVAVVVGDPAVPGGWHPVAGAVVNPVSEERYQAALGHGATRAVGSDAPAPLDVGAGPDAGLPVALLGTGFGYEAGRRAWQGQVAARMLPRVRDIRRLGSAALDLCRVADGSLDAYYERGLNPWDLAAGWLVATEAGARVTDLSGGDPRTAMTVAGPPRLHEELLGALTEVLAEVGEEPAEGR is encoded by the coding sequence GTGCGCCCCGACCCCGCCGCCCTGCCGGTGCCCGCCGACGAGCTGCCCGCGCTGGCCGACCTCGCCCTGGAGCTGGCCGAGGAGGCCGGCGAGCTCGTCCGCGACGAGCGCCCGGTCGAGCTGGGGGTGGCCGCCACCAAGAGCTCGGCCACCGACGTGGTCACGGTGATGGACCAGCGCAGCCAGGACCTGCTGCTGCGGCGGGTAGGTCAGCACCGCCCGGAGGACGCCTTCCACGGGGAGGAGTCCGGCGGGCGCAGCGGCAGCTCCGGTCTGACCTGGGTGGTCGACCCGATCGACGGCACCGTCAACTACCTCTACGGCATCGCCGCCTACGCGGTCTCGGTGGCGGTCGTCGTCGGCGACCCCGCCGTGCCCGGGGGCTGGCACCCGGTGGCCGGGGCCGTGGTCAACCCGGTCAGCGAGGAGCGCTACCAGGCCGCCCTGGGCCACGGCGCCACCCGCGCCGTCGGGTCGGACGCGCCGGCGCCGCTCGACGTGGGCGCCGGCCCGGACGCAGGCCTGCCGGTGGCCCTGCTCGGCACCGGCTTCGGCTACGAGGCCGGCCGCCGCGCCTGGCAGGGGCAGGTCGCCGCCCGGATGCTGCCCCGGGTGCGGGACATCCGCCGCCTCGGCAGCGCCGCGCTCGACCTGTGCCGGGTCGCCGACGGCAGCCTGGACGCCTACTACGAGCGCGGGCTCAACCCCTGGGACCTGGCCGCCGGCTGGCTGGTGGCCACCGAGGCCGGTGCGCGCGTCACCGACCTGTCCGGGGGCGACCCTCGGACGGCGATGACGGTGGCGGGTCCGCCGCGGCTGCACGAGGAGCTGCTCGGAGCCCTGACGGAGGTGCTCGCCGAGGTCGGCGAGGAGCCCGCCGAGGGCCGCTGA
- a CDS encoding DUF4193 domain-containing protein, translated as MATDYDAPRKTDDDVSEDSIEELKSRRGDASSSNVDVDETEMAEGFELPGADLSGEEMSVRVVPRQADEFTCTSCFLVHHRSQLASEGASGPVCRECAA; from the coding sequence ATGGCGACTGACTACGACGCGCCACGGAAGACCGACGACGATGTGTCGGAGGACTCCATCGAGGAGCTGAAGTCCCGTCGCGGCGATGCGAGCTCGTCCAACGTCGACGTCGATGAGACCGAGATGGCGGAGGGCTTCGAGCTGCCCGGCGCCGACCTCTCCGGCGAGGAGATGTCGGTCCGGGTCGTGCCGCGACAGGCGGACGAGTTCACCTGCACGAGCTGCTTCCTCGTGCACCACCGCAGCCAGCTGGCGTCCGAGGGGGCGTCCGGGCCGGTGTGCCGGGAGTGCGCCGCCTGA
- the dut gene encoding dUTP diphosphatase, with translation MTDATIPAVHVRRLHPDAVLPAYAKAGDAGADLTAVAEVTLAPGERALVPTGIAVALPEGIVGLVHPRSGLAARHGLSVVNAPGTVDAGYRGEIMVNLVNLDPRESVTVRPGDRIAQLLVQEVLRPGFAETDWLPGSERGETGHGSSGGLAPGPTTGGR, from the coding sequence GTGACCGACGCGACCATCCCCGCGGTCCACGTCCGGAGGCTGCACCCGGACGCGGTCCTGCCGGCGTATGCGAAGGCGGGCGACGCCGGAGCCGACCTCACCGCGGTCGCCGAGGTCACCCTGGCCCCGGGGGAGCGGGCCCTGGTGCCCACCGGGATCGCCGTCGCGCTGCCCGAGGGCATCGTCGGGCTGGTCCACCCGCGCTCGGGCCTGGCCGCCCGGCACGGCCTGTCCGTGGTCAACGCCCCGGGCACCGTCGACGCCGGTTACCGCGGCGAGATCATGGTCAACCTCGTCAACCTCGACCCGCGCGAGAGCGTCACCGTGCGCCCGGGCGACCGGATCGCCCAGCTGCTCGTCCAGGAGGTGCTCCGGCCGGGCTTCGCGGAGACAGATTGGCTTCCGGGCAGCGAACGGGGAGAGACTGGGCACGGATCCAGCGGGGGCCTCGCCCCCGGCCCGACGACAGGAGGTCGATGA